A region from the Betaproteobacteria bacterium genome encodes:
- a CDS encoding DUF2189 domain-containing protein has protein sequence MDESKSEAAPEFVWPEVVEVGTDAPMRWLRHGWADFCNAIEASLAYGVMFTVMGWLLLGVTKEPAYELALVTGFLIVGPFLCLGLYDISRRLELKEEVKLAITLVAWRRNAPAVGFYALILALLMAVWLRISSVVVALFFPKGVPSLEDMIAHAVTEPEGLVFVAAYVLAGAGFALLVFATSAVSIPMLLDRERMDALTAMIVSVNALRKNLVPMLLWAFIIVVLAAAGFVTWFAGLAVVVPVIGHGAWHAYRDLVR, from the coding sequence ATGGACGAGAGCAAGAGCGAGGCAGCCCCGGAGTTCGTCTGGCCCGAGGTGGTCGAGGTCGGGACGGACGCACCCATGCGTTGGCTCCGCCACGGCTGGGCCGATTTCTGCAACGCCATCGAGGCCAGTCTCGCCTACGGCGTGATGTTCACGGTGATGGGCTGGCTGCTCCTCGGGGTCACCAAGGAGCCCGCCTACGAGCTCGCGCTGGTGACCGGATTTCTGATCGTCGGTCCGTTTCTGTGCCTCGGTCTCTACGACATCAGCCGCCGTCTGGAGCTGAAGGAGGAGGTCAAGCTCGCGATCACGCTCGTTGCGTGGCGGCGGAATGCTCCGGCGGTCGGCTTCTACGCGCTCATCCTGGCGCTGCTGATGGCGGTGTGGCTGCGCATCTCGTCGGTCGTGGTGGCGCTCTTCTTTCCGAAGGGCGTGCCGAGCCTGGAAGACATGATCGCGCACGCGGTGACGGAACCCGAAGGGCTCGTGTTCGTCGCCGCCTACGTGCTGGCGGGCGCCGGCTTCGCGCTGCTCGTGTTCGCGACCAGCGCCGTCTCGATTCCGATGCTGCTCGACCGCGAACGCATGGATGCACTGACAGCGATGATCGTGAGCGTGAACGCACTCAGAAAGAATCTTGTCCCGATGCTGCTGTGGGCGTTCATCATCGTCGTGCTGGCGGCGGCGGGCTTTGTCACCTGGTTCGCCGGGCTCGCCGTGGTCGTTCCGGTGATCGGTCACGGCGCCTGGCACGCCTACCGGGACCTCGTGCGTTGA
- a CDS encoding sigma-54-dependent Fis family transcriptional regulator: MEDLARLNLVGESSAFLRCVELIRRYAACDATVLIQGETGTGKELAARGIHYLGARRDFPFIPVNCGAIPDNLIENELFGHSKGAYTDARESRTGVISDAEGGTLFLDEVETLTPRAQVALLRFLQDQHYRPLGGKQIMVANVRVIAASNENLGARARRGLFRQDLLFRLNIMGMEMPALRSRRADVPLLAGHFVRRFSRQYGRADKPLSRASLTLLDRYEWPGNVRELENLVHREFLLCQGSEIDIDPASLDPNRFGPGAAAFTLKNADCFQAAKARAIAEFERSYLAQLLTETHGNVSLAARRSGKERRSLGKLLKKYGIDRSQFARDGV, translated from the coding sequence ATGGAAGATCTGGCCCGCCTCAATCTCGTCGGCGAGTCATCCGCATTTCTGCGTTGTGTGGAGCTGATCCGGCGCTACGCTGCGTGCGATGCAACGGTCCTGATTCAGGGCGAGACCGGCACCGGCAAGGAACTCGCGGCACGCGGCATTCACTATCTCGGGGCGCGGCGGGACTTCCCGTTCATCCCCGTCAACTGCGGCGCCATTCCCGACAATCTCATCGAGAACGAGCTCTTCGGTCACTCGAAGGGCGCGTACACCGACGCCCGCGAATCGCGCACGGGTGTCATCTCGGACGCCGAGGGCGGCACGCTTTTCCTCGACGAGGTGGAAACGCTGACGCCGCGTGCCCAGGTCGCGCTGCTGCGCTTCCTGCAGGATCAGCACTACCGCCCGCTGGGCGGCAAGCAGATCATGGTCGCGAACGTGCGAGTGATCGCGGCGAGCAACGAGAACCTCGGTGCTCGTGCCCGGCGCGGGCTGTTCCGCCAGGATCTCCTGTTCCGCCTCAACATCATGGGGATGGAGATGCCTGCGCTGCGCTCACGGCGTGCCGACGTGCCGCTGCTTGCCGGCCACTTCGTCCGCCGCTTCAGCCGCCAGTATGGTCGCGCCGATAAGCCGCTCTCGCGCGCGAGTCTCACGCTGCTCGACCGCTACGAGTGGCCGGGCAACGTGCGCGAGCTCGAGAACCTGGTGCATCGCGAGTTCCTGCTGTGCCAGGGCAGCGAGATCGACATCGATCCGGCCAGCCTCGATCCGAACCGCTTCGGGCCGGGGGCGGCCGCCTTCACCCTGAAGAACGCGGACTGCTTCCAGGCCGCCAAGGCGCGGGCGATCGCCGAGTTCGAGCGCTCGTACCTCGCGCAACTGCTGACCGAAACGCACGGCAACGTGTCGCTGGCGGCGCGTCGCAGCGGCAAGGAGCGGCGCAGCCTCGGCAAGCTTCTCAAGAAGTACGGCATCGACCGCAGTCAGTTCGCACGCGACGGCGTCTGA